The following coding sequences lie in one Alphaproteobacteria bacterium genomic window:
- a CDS encoding aldo/keto reductase gives MAIEKRSFGRTGHMSSAVLFGGAAFFNADQGVADRVLDVLLEFGINHIDTAPGYGDSELRIGPWMARHRQDFFLASKTRLRDYDGAAEEIRRSLDRLRTDHVDLLQLHALIHPDEWDQALGPGGALEALIEAREEGLVRFIGVTGHGWNAAAMHRRSLERFDFDSVLMPWNWFAAKHPTYAADFETTAALCAERNIAVQTIKGVARGPWAAGVARSHRTWYQPLENEADIRQAVHWVLARPGIFLNSLGDVDLLPAVLRAAADMGAAPDDAAMAELSERTGLSSIFGL, from the coding sequence TTGGCTATCGAAAAACGAAGCTTCGGGCGCACCGGCCACATGAGTTCTGCCGTGCTGTTCGGCGGCGCCGCCTTCTTCAACGCCGACCAGGGCGTGGCCGACCGGGTACTCGACGTGTTGCTCGAGTTTGGCATCAACCATATCGACACGGCGCCCGGCTATGGCGATTCCGAATTGCGCATCGGCCCCTGGATGGCCCGGCACCGTCAGGATTTTTTCCTCGCCAGCAAGACCCGGCTGCGTGACTACGACGGGGCTGCAGAGGAAATCCGCCGCTCGCTAGACCGCCTGCGCACTGACCACGTCGATTTGTTGCAACTGCACGCCCTGATCCATCCCGACGAATGGGACCAGGCGCTGGGCCCGGGCGGTGCCCTGGAGGCCCTGATCGAGGCCCGCGAGGAAGGTCTGGTGCGCTTCATCGGCGTCACCGGCCACGGCTGGAACGCCGCCGCCATGCACCGGCGCAGCCTCGAGCGTTTCGACTTCGACAGCGTGCTGATGCCCTGGAACTGGTTTGCCGCCAAGCACCCCACCTACGCTGCCGACTTCGAAACCACGGCGGCGCTGTGTGCCGAGCGCAACATTGCCGTGCAGACCATCAAGGGCGTGGCCCGCGGCCCCTGGGCGGCCGGGGTGGCGCGCAGCCACCGCACCTGGTACCAGCCGCTGGAAAACGAAGCCGACATCCGCCAGGCCGTACATTGGGTTCTGGCCCGGCCCGGCATCTTTCTCAATTCACTGGGCGACGTGGATCTGCTGCCCGCCGTGTTGCGGGCGGCGGCCGACATGGGGGCGGCGCCTGACGACGCGGCCATGGCCGAGCTCAGCGAGCGTACCGGTCTCTCGTCGATTTTTGGTTTGTGA
- a CDS encoding mandelate racemase/muconate lactonizing enzyme family protein, whose product MKIDRLEVDTFRIPLAEPIEAAAAGVMTGFDMVLVRITDSDGAGGSGYTVCHQGQGLAIAAIVDQAFRGHLMDQDPRLIERHWQRLWKAHHYAGRGAPLSFALAAVDTALWDLRGRTLGEPLWRLLGGHDPRVKAYAGNIDLNFPQDKLLAGASASLEAGHRSVKMRLGRPTLGEDVSRVAAMREHLPVEVELMADANEAWRVDQTARAMHELQPFGLVWLEEPIRPDDFAGHAYLRSLGKVPLASGENLHTVAEFTQLIAAGGVDFPEPDLTTCGGVTAFMKIARLAEANNLPVISHGAHDLHIQLLAACPNAAYIEMHAFGLEKFMAQPLTVSEGYATAPDRPGHGIDLDMEALGAHAVT is encoded by the coding sequence ATGAAAATAGATCGTCTCGAGGTCGACACCTTCCGCATCCCGCTGGCCGAGCCCATCGAGGCGGCAGCGGCCGGGGTCATGACCGGCTTCGATATGGTGCTGGTACGCATCACCGACAGCGACGGTGCCGGCGGCAGTGGCTACACCGTTTGCCACCAGGGCCAGGGCCTGGCCATCGCGGCCATCGTCGATCAGGCCTTTCGCGGCCACCTGATGGATCAGGATCCGCGGCTCATCGAACGCCACTGGCAGCGGCTTTGGAAGGCCCATCACTACGCCGGCCGCGGCGCGCCGTTGAGCTTCGCCCTGGCGGCGGTGGATACGGCGCTTTGGGACCTGCGCGGACGCACCCTGGGCGAGCCGCTGTGGCGCCTGCTCGGTGGCCATGATCCCCGCGTCAAGGCCTACGCCGGCAACATCGATCTCAACTTCCCCCAGGACAAGCTGCTGGCCGGCGCCAGCGCCAGCCTCGAGGCGGGGCACCGTTCGGTCAAAATGCGGCTGGGCCGCCCCACCTTGGGTGAAGACGTCTCGCGGGTGGCCGCCATGCGCGAGCACCTGCCGGTCGAGGTCGAATTGATGGCCGACGCCAACGAAGCCTGGCGTGTCGACCAGACAGCCCGCGCCATGCACGAATTGCAGCCCTTCGGCCTGGTCTGGCTGGAAGAACCCATCCGGCCCGACGATTTCGCCGGCCACGCCTACCTGCGGTCCTTGGGCAAGGTGCCACTGGCCAGCGGCGAGAACCTGCACACAGTGGCCGAATTCACCCAGCTGATCGCTGCCGGTGGCGTCGATTTTCCCGAACCCGACCTGACCACCTGCGGCGGTGTCACCGCCTTCATGAAGATCGCCCGGCTGGCCGAGGCCAACAACCTGCCGGTGATCTCGCACGGCGCCCACGATCTTCACATACAACTGCTGGCAGCCTGCCCCAACGCCGCCTATATCGAGATGCACGCCTTCGGACTGGAGAAATTCATGGCCCAGCCGCTGACGGTCAGTGAAGGTTACGCCACCGCCCCGGACCGCCCGGGGCACGGCATCGATCTGGATATGGAGGCGCTCGGCGCCCACGCCGTGACATGA
- a CDS encoding EAL domain-containing protein, translating to MAEMIYAKPFAAGEQIFRIGDRGHNAYFIEKGAVDISLPRDGKGMIIAHLGVGEIFGEMSMIDDAPRSATVTATEDTEVIVIERSRIMKPLQSANPMINLILRVILARLRDAQHQLSGLSGQRDEIDSSLGEIRALAFDRINSERDLRRALEAVEFEMHFQPIVALDRGHIAGFEALMRWHKPDDGFVSPMEFIPLAEETGLIIELGRWALQASLGEHHRLAQAGADAYPDLPPPFMSVNVSAGQFADLNEIDVLGGIITESGVSPEEIKLEITETLMVENFDHATEALNRLKALGVQIAIDDFGTGYSSLSYLHQFPLDTLKIDRVFVNNMDKSESSLRIVASIAHLAHELGMDIVAEGIEEEAQMEALRDLGCQLGQGYFMSKPLPGDEALKLIESAPRW from the coding sequence ATGGCCGAGATGATCTACGCCAAGCCATTCGCCGCCGGGGAACAGATTTTCCGCATCGGCGACCGCGGCCACAACGCCTACTTCATCGAAAAGGGCGCCGTCGACATTTCGTTGCCCCGCGACGGCAAGGGCATGATCATCGCCCATCTCGGCGTCGGTGAGATCTTCGGCGAGATGTCGATGATCGACGATGCGCCGCGCTCGGCCACGGTTACCGCCACCGAGGATACCGAGGTCATCGTTATCGAGCGCTCGCGGATCATGAAGCCGCTGCAGTCCGCCAACCCGATGATAAATTTGATCCTCAGGGTCATCCTGGCACGGCTGCGCGATGCCCAGCACCAGCTCTCGGGCCTGAGCGGCCAGCGCGACGAGATCGATTCGTCATTGGGCGAAATACGCGCCCTCGCTTTCGATCGCATAAACAGCGAACGCGACCTGCGCCGCGCCCTCGAGGCCGTTGAATTCGAGATGCATTTTCAGCCCATCGTGGCGCTGGATCGCGGCCACATAGCCGGCTTCGAGGCGCTGATGCGCTGGCACAAGCCCGACGACGGTTTCGTCTCCCCCATGGAGTTCATTCCCCTGGCCGAGGAAACCGGCCTGATCATCGAGCTCGGTCGCTGGGCGCTGCAAGCCAGCCTCGGCGAACATCATCGCCTGGCCCAGGCCGGCGCCGATGCCTACCCCGACCTGCCGCCGCCGTTCATGAGCGTCAACGTCTCGGCCGGACAATTTGCGGACCTGAATGAAATCGATGTGCTAGGCGGCATCATCACCGAGAGCGGCGTCAGCCCGGAGGAAATCAAGCTGGAGATCACCGAAACCCTGATGGTGGAGAATTTCGACCACGCCACCGAGGCGCTGAACCGGCTGAAGGCGCTCGGGGTGCAAATTGCCATCGACGATTTCGGCACCGGCTATTCCAGCCTGAGCTACCTGCACCAGTTCCCCCTCGACACCCTCAAGATCGACCGCGTCTTCGTCAACAACATGGACAAGTCGGAATCCAGCCTGCGCATCGTCGCCTCCATCGCCCATCTGGCCCACGAGTTGGGCATGGACATCGTCGCCGAAGGCATCGAGGAGGAGGCCCAGATGGAGGCGCTGCGGGACCTGGGCTGCCAACTCGGCCAGGGCTATTTCATGTCCAAGCCGCTGCCCGGCGACGAGGCGCTCAAGCTGATCGAAAGCGCGCCGCGCTGGTAA
- a CDS encoding enoyl-CoA hydratase/isomerase family protein, whose protein sequence is MSDVVTVERAGAIAVLRLNRPDALNAVSLELARSLAENLLAADNDADVEAIVLSATGERAFCAGVDLREAREIEVSEVEHWFGTVCNIYRTILQTEKPVVAAINGIAAGAGFQMALVSDLRIAHEGARLGQPEINAGIPSIMGSYWMSLHLGWSMNQELSFTGRLMTAAEARELRLINHLVAPDQLIAKACEVAEELAQKPATAWVRTKARFREIAMAGFEEAFRAGVLGQQEAFARGEPQAVIDAFLASRKG, encoded by the coding sequence ATGAGCGATGTCGTCACCGTCGAGCGCGCAGGTGCCATTGCCGTCCTGCGCCTCAACCGCCCCGACGCCCTCAACGCCGTGAGTCTAGAGTTGGCCCGAAGCCTGGCGGAAAATCTGCTGGCGGCGGACAACGACGCCGACGTCGAGGCCATCGTCCTCAGCGCCACGGGCGAGCGCGCCTTCTGTGCCGGCGTCGACCTGCGCGAAGCCCGCGAGATCGAAGTATCCGAGGTCGAGCACTGGTTCGGCACGGTCTGCAACATCTACCGCACCATCTTGCAGACCGAAAAGCCGGTGGTGGCGGCCATCAACGGCATCGCCGCCGGCGCCGGCTTCCAGATGGCCCTGGTCTCGGACCTGCGCATTGCCCACGAAGGCGCGCGGCTGGGCCAGCCCGAGATCAACGCCGGCATCCCCAGCATTATGGGATCCTATTGGATGAGCCTGCACCTGGGCTGGTCGATGAACCAGGAGCTATCCTTCACGGGCCGCCTGATGACGGCGGCTGAGGCCCGTGAACTCAGGCTGATCAACCACCTGGTGGCGCCTGACCAGCTCATCGCCAAGGCTTGCGAGGTGGCCGAGGAATTGGCGCAAAAACCCGCCACCGCCTGGGTTCGCACCAAGGCGCGCTTTCGCGAAATCGCAATGGCCGGCTTCGAGGAGGCCTTCCGGGCCGGCGTTTTGGGCCAACAAGAGGCCTTTGCCCGTGGCGAACCCCAGGCCGTCATCGATGCCTTTTTGGCCTCGCGCAAGGGGTGA
- a CDS encoding glycine/sarcosine/betaine reductase selenoprotein B family protein has product MSHVKYIDKTREYYAKEGYAEPYNWAHFDDVPFTPLKKPLAESRVALVSTSEVEIRAEEGAPDPNEAPVGTVYSIPADIDPERLFSSHDAYDRVATTLDDPNSYFPITRLNELVAAGRLGSMAARAHGLHNQYSQRRSMEFDAPEVLRRLIEDEVDVAVMTPV; this is encoded by the coding sequence ATGAGCCACGTCAAATACATCGACAAGACGCGCGAATACTACGCCAAGGAAGGCTACGCCGAGCCCTACAACTGGGCCCATTTCGACGACGTGCCCTTTACGCCGCTGAAAAAGCCGCTGGCTGAGAGCCGGGTCGCCCTGGTCTCGACCAGCGAGGTCGAGATCCGCGCCGAGGAAGGCGCGCCCGATCCCAACGAGGCGCCCGTTGGTACCGTTTATTCGATCCCCGCGGACATCGACCCGGAGCGGCTGTTTTCCAGCCACGACGCCTACGACCGGGTGGCCACGACGCTGGATGACCCCAATTCCTACTTCCCCATCACGCGGCTCAACGAACTGGTGGCGGCCGGCCGGCTGGGCAGCATGGCAGCGCGGGCGCACGGGCTTCACAACCAGTACAGCCAGCGCCGTTCCATGGAGTTCGACGCCCCCGAGGTCTTGCGCCGGCTGATCGAGGACGAGGTCGACGTGGCCGTCATGACACCCGTCTGA
- a CDS encoding AMP-binding protein produces MYPLDLSESLVPPQDDDVVLETTVGDLLRQTAADHPEAPAMLEIDMDFKNGRRWTYGQLLADSEKLALALASRFAPGERLTVWAPNVPEWLLVEYACALAGIVLVTANPAYQASELRYVLEQSGSVALFSVASYRGNPMAEIAVEACRGLEAVREIVDMDDTEALHRQGQRTPVLPQTTPDDAAQIQYTSGTTGFPKGAVLPHRGLTNNARLVAKRAHIGADATWGNFMPMFHTSGCGIISLGCLQMACRLLMVKVFEPSGVLELMEREGMTALVGVPTMLVAMLEVMEQAPRDVSSVRMVISGGSMVAPELVRRVKATFECDFETVYGQTEVSPVVTQHHFDDSLDDICNNVGQPLPQTGMSIRSIEQNQVVPLDTVGEICVQGYCNMSGYNANEQATAETIDAEGWLHTGDLGAMDGRGYVRVTGRVKEMIIRGGENLFPAEIENVLLEHPQVAEVAVVGLPDDKWGEIVACFLRPESGGDLDPQELRRHCREHLAPQKTPVMWFDVDEFPLTGSGKIQKFALRDAFLAGDHEPI; encoded by the coding sequence ATGTATCCGTTGGATCTAAGCGAATCCCTGGTGCCGCCTCAGGACGACGACGTGGTCCTGGAAACCACCGTCGGCGATCTCTTGCGCCAGACCGCGGCCGACCATCCCGAGGCGCCGGCCATGCTCGAGATCGATATGGATTTCAAGAACGGCCGCCGCTGGACCTACGGCCAGCTGCTGGCTGACAGCGAGAAGCTGGCGCTGGCGCTGGCGAGCCGCTTCGCGCCCGGCGAGCGCCTCACGGTGTGGGCCCCCAACGTGCCGGAGTGGCTGTTGGTGGAGTACGCCTGTGCCCTGGCCGGCATCGTTCTGGTTACCGCCAACCCCGCCTATCAGGCAAGTGAGCTGCGCTACGTACTCGAACAATCGGGCTCCGTGGCGCTTTTTTCGGTGGCCAGCTATCGCGGCAACCCCATGGCCGAGATCGCCGTCGAGGCCTGCCGGGGCCTGGAAGCGGTACGCGAGATCGTCGACATGGACGACACTGAGGCGCTCCATCGCCAGGGCCAAAGAACGCCGGTGCTGCCCCAGACAACGCCCGACGATGCGGCCCAGATCCAGTACACCTCGGGCACCACCGGCTTTCCCAAGGGCGCCGTGCTGCCGCATCGCGGCCTGACCAACAACGCCCGCCTGGTGGCCAAGCGGGCCCATATCGGAGCCGACGCCACCTGGGGCAACTTCATGCCCATGTTCCACACCTCGGGCTGCGGCATCATCTCGCTGGGGTGTTTGCAGATGGCTTGCCGTTTGCTGATGGTCAAGGTCTTCGAGCCCTCCGGCGTGCTGGAGCTGATGGAGCGCGAAGGCATGACGGCGCTGGTCGGCGTTCCCACCATGCTGGTGGCCATGCTGGAAGTTATGGAGCAGGCGCCGCGCGACGTTTCCTCGGTGCGCATGGTGATCTCCGGCGGCTCCATGGTGGCACCCGAGTTGGTGCGCCGGGTGAAAGCCACCTTCGAGTGCGATTTCGAGACCGTCTATGGCCAGACCGAGGTCTCGCCCGTGGTCACCCAGCACCACTTCGACGACAGCCTCGATGACATCTGCAACAACGTCGGCCAACCCCTGCCGCAGACCGGCATGTCCATTCGCTCCATCGAGCAAAACCAGGTCGTGCCGCTGGACACGGTGGGCGAGATCTGCGTCCAGGGTTACTGCAACATGTCCGGCTACAACGCCAACGAACAGGCCACCGCCGAGACCATCGACGCCGAGGGCTGGCTGCACACCGGCGATCTCGGCGCCATGGACGGGCGCGGCTACGTGCGCGTCACCGGCCGCGTCAAGGAGATGATCATCCGCGGCGGCGAGAACCTATTTCCGGCCGAGATCGAGAACGTATTGTTGGAACACCCCCAAGTGGCCGAGGTCGCCGTGGTCGGCCTGCCCGACGACAAGTGGGGCGAGATCGTGGCCTGTTTCCTACGCCCGGAAAGTGGCGGCGATCTCGATCCCCAGGAACTCCGCCGCCATTGCCGCGAGCACCTGGCGCCGCAAAAGACGCCGGTCATGTGGTTCGACGTCGACGAATTCCCGCTCACCGGTTCAGGCAAGATCCAAAAGTTCGCGCTACGTGACGCCTTTTTGGCAGGCGATCACGAGCCGATCTAA
- a CDS encoding 4-hydroxyphenylacetate 3-hydroxylase N-terminal domain-containing protein, whose product MITGNQYRASLADGRATFFEGERVEDLPGHPVLGSAVNTVAACYDRFYDPAPGALSPLMTIPRSADDLKARLPILHQADLLAHTTQQSIMTLITAAGRMPDLPHYGERIGAYVDELQSRDARVAECITDAKGDRGLSPGKQPDADVYTHVVERRSDGVVIRGAKLHISGASLAHELMVIPTKAMKEGEEDYAIACAVPVNAPGLSIVDVSYAPRHSDDRAFPITSKKQCPEGFVIFDDVFVPTERIFLDGEVQYAAIFAHSLGLWERLGGLSFMADEADELVGFGQLIAEANGLEGAPHIREKISDMIIHTTLIRGSLEAAIHNCKIGPGGEAFPDELFTNAGKYHGAANYSQMVRHLHDIAGASTVTAPAISDLENNEVGALVRKYMAGAEGVDGEYRLRLYHAIRDLTADSYGGWKQVANLQSGGGLYAQRIVTRKHYDLDRAKQRALEIAGMAEQGD is encoded by the coding sequence ATGATCACCGGAAACCAATACCGCGCCTCGTTGGCTGACGGCAGGGCCACCTTTTTCGAGGGCGAGCGGGTCGAGGATCTGCCGGGTCATCCCGTGCTGGGCAGTGCCGTCAACACCGTGGCCGCCTGCTACGACCGTTTCTACGACCCCGCGCCCGGGGCGCTGAGCCCGTTGATGACCATCCCCCGTTCGGCAGACGATCTCAAGGCACGACTGCCCATCCTGCACCAGGCCGACCTCTTGGCCCACACCACCCAGCAATCGATCATGACCCTGATTACGGCGGCCGGCCGCATGCCCGATCTTCCCCACTACGGCGAGCGCATCGGTGCCTACGTCGATGAGCTGCAAAGCCGCGACGCCCGCGTCGCCGAGTGCATCACCGACGCCAAGGGCGACCGCGGCCTCTCGCCAGGCAAGCAGCCGGACGCCGACGTCTACACCCACGTCGTCGAACGGCGTTCAGATGGCGTCGTCATCCGCGGCGCCAAGCTGCACATCTCGGGTGCCTCGCTGGCCCACGAGCTGATGGTCATCCCGACCAAAGCCATGAAGGAGGGCGAGGAAGACTACGCCATCGCCTGCGCCGTGCCGGTGAATGCCCCAGGGTTAAGCATCGTCGACGTGAGCTATGCGCCGCGCCACAGCGACGACCGCGCCTTCCCCATCACCTCGAAAAAACAATGCCCCGAGGGTTTTGTCATTTTCGATGACGTGTTCGTGCCCACAGAGCGCATCTTCCTCGATGGCGAGGTCCAATACGCCGCCATTTTCGCCCATTCGCTGGGGCTCTGGGAACGCCTGGGCGGGCTCTCCTTCATGGCCGACGAGGCCGACGAGCTGGTCGGCTTCGGCCAACTGATCGCCGAGGCCAACGGGCTCGAAGGCGCGCCGCACATCCGCGAAAAGATCTCCGACATGATCATCCACACGACGCTGATCCGGGGCTCGCTCGAGGCCGCCATCCACAACTGCAAGATCGGCCCCGGTGGCGAAGCCTTTCCCGACGAGCTTTTCACCAACGCCGGCAAATACCACGGCGCCGCCAACTACAGCCAGATGGTGCGCCACCTGCACGACATCGCCGGCGCCTCGACGGTGACCGCCCCGGCCATATCGGACCTCGAGAACAACGAGGTCGGTGCCCTGGTGCGCAAGTACATGGCCGGTGCCGAAGGCGTCGACGGCGAATACCGCTTGCGCCTCTATCACGCCATCCGCGACCTCACGGCCGATTCCTACGGCGGCTGGAAGCAGGTCGCCAACCTGCAATCGGGCGGCGGCCTTTATGCCCAGCGCATCGTCACGCGCAAGCACTACGATCTCGATCGGGCCAAGCAACGCGCGCTGGAGATCGCCGGCATGGCGGAACAGGGCGACTGA
- a CDS encoding SCO family protein, whose amino-acid sequence MRRLTAFALAGALAWSTFPAAAYEDEKDRSPALVDAEGKPLTFTDHRGQAVTEERFLGQFLLIYFGYTHCPDICPTDLQVITRTVEDLAELDGRVTPIFITIDPGRDTVAVMADYVGHFHPRMIGLTGTPVELKRARKAFRVRAMKFFLPPSDDDEDEDEDEDEDEKEEDDDDDSEYVFSHTALYYLIDADGKLLTTFHRAQRAERIAARIREYLNR is encoded by the coding sequence ATGAGACGTCTCACGGCTTTCGCTCTGGCCGGCGCCCTGGCCTGGAGCACGTTTCCGGCGGCGGCCTACGAAGACGAAAAGGACCGATCTCCGGCACTGGTCGATGCCGAGGGCAAGCCCCTGACCTTCACCGATCACCGCGGCCAGGCCGTTACCGAGGAGCGCTTTCTCGGCCAGTTCCTGCTGATTTACTTCGGCTATACCCATTGCCCCGACATCTGCCCCACCGACCTTCAGGTCATCACCCGCACCGTCGAGGATTTGGCTGAGCTGGATGGACGGGTGACACCGATCTTCATCACTATCGATCCTGGGCGCGACACGGTGGCGGTGATGGCGGACTACGTCGGCCACTTCCACCCCCGCATGATCGGGCTGACCGGCACGCCGGTCGAACTCAAACGCGCCCGCAAGGCCTTCCGTGTGCGGGCCATGAAGTTTTTTCTGCCGCCCAGCGATGACGACGAGGATGAGGATGAGGACGAGGACGAGGACGAAAAAGAAGAAGACGATGACGACGACAGCGAATACGTCTTCAGCCACACGGCGCTTTATTACCTGATCGACGCCGACGGCAAGCTGCTCACCACCTTCCACCGGGCCCAACGGGCCGAACGCATCGCCGCCAGGATCCGGGAATACCTGAACCGTTAG
- a CDS encoding SDR family NAD(P)-dependent oxidoreductase, whose amino-acid sequence MPGRLADKVALVVGAGSVGEGWGNGKAAAVLFAREGARIFAADINPDAAAETSAIIEGEGGTVTAHQADATDTASVEAMVAACLEAYGRIDVLQQNVGGSEPGGPVEMDEAVWDANIDFNLKTAFLGLKHVLPVMARQGAGAIVNVSSVAGMRYFGRNMVSYQAAKAGLTQMTRVVALEYAARGIRCNSVAPGLMDTPLVRARVTHQFDAGDAEKTVAARHAMCPMGHMGDAWDVAYASLFLASDEAKYVTGAELVVDGGLTVRCG is encoded by the coding sequence ATGCCTGGACGTCTCGCGGACAAGGTCGCTCTGGTCGTCGGTGCCGGCTCGGTCGGCGAGGGCTGGGGCAACGGCAAGGCGGCGGCGGTGCTGTTCGCCCGCGAGGGGGCTCGCATCTTCGCCGCCGACATCAACCCCGACGCCGCGGCCGAAACCTCGGCCATCATCGAAGGCGAGGGCGGCACCGTCACGGCGCATCAGGCCGACGCCACCGATACGGCCTCGGTCGAGGCCATGGTCGCCGCCTGCCTCGAGGCCTATGGCCGCATCGACGTATTGCAACAGAACGTCGGCGGCTCCGAGCCCGGCGGTCCGGTGGAAATGGACGAGGCGGTCTGGGACGCCAACATCGATTTCAATCTGAAAACCGCTTTTCTCGGCCTCAAGCACGTGCTGCCGGTGATGGCGCGCCAGGGCGCCGGCGCCATCGTCAACGTCTCCTCGGTGGCCGGCATGCGCTATTTCGGGCGCAACATGGTGTCCTACCAGGCCGCCAAGGCGGGCCTGACGCAGATGACCCGGGTGGTGGCGCTGGAATACGCGGCCCGGGGCATTCGCTGCAACAGCGTGGCGCCGGGCCTGATGGATACGCCGCTGGTGAGGGCTCGCGTCACCCACCAGTTCGACGCCGGCGATGCCGAGAAAACCGTGGCGGCGCGCCACGCCATGTGCCCCATGGGCCACATGGGGGACGCCTGGGACGTGGCCTATGCCTCGCTTTTCCTGGCTTCCGACGAGGCCAAATACGTCACCGGCGCGGAACTGGTGGTCGATGGCGGGCTGACGGTGCGCTGCGGCTAG
- the ndk gene encoding nucleoside-diphosphate kinase, giving the protein MALERTLSIIKPDATRRNITGRINSRFETAGLAIIAQRRLKLSRERAEAFYAVHKERPFFASLCDFMTSGPVVVQVLEGENAVARNREIMGATDPAEAADGTIRKDLAESKEANSVHGSDSAENAAQEIAFFFTDDEIVV; this is encoded by the coding sequence ATGGCCCTCGAACGCACGCTTTCGATCATCAAGCCCGACGCTACGCGCCGCAACATCACCGGCCGCATCAACAGCCGCTTCGAGACGGCCGGCCTGGCCATCATCGCGCAGCGCCGCCTGAAATTGTCGCGCGAACGCGCAGAAGCTTTCTACGCCGTGCACAAGGAGCGGCCGTTCTTCGCCTCGCTCTGCGACTTCATGACCTCGGGCCCGGTGGTGGTGCAGGTGCTGGAGGGCGAAAACGCCGTCGCCCGCAACCGCGAGATCATGGGCGCCACCGACCCGGCCGAGGCGGCCGACGGCACCATTCGCAAGGACCTGGCCGAATCGAAGGAGGCCAATTCCGTGCATGGCTCCGATTCGGCCGAGAACGCGGCCCAGGAGATCGCCTTCTTTTTCACCGACGATGAGATCGTAGTTTAG